One Oncorhynchus masou masou isolate Uvic2021 chromosome 2, UVic_Omas_1.1, whole genome shotgun sequence genomic region harbors:
- the LOC135555195 gene encoding carbohydrate sulfotransferase 1-like — protein sequence MQCSWKAVILLALASIAIQYTAIRTLTSKPFQLCPVPSPQNCGLLGGPETESPIEGRAGCDDYPYFSFNASRKTHIMVLATTRSGSSFVGQLLNQHADIFYLFEPLYHVQTTLIPRLSHSRNAADRRVMLGASRDLLRSLYGCDLYFLESYIKPAPANHTTDKLFRRGASRALCSLPVCDAFGPTDANVEEGDCVKKCASLNMTLAADACRVKRHVAIKVVRVPEIGDLRALVEDPRLNIKVIQLVRDPRGILSSRIETFRDTYRLWRIWRATGRRPYNLDLSQLTVVCEDFLGSVSTGLSHPHWLKGKYMLVRYEDLSRNPLLKTMEIYDFLGLPMDKSVEEWIQTNTRGSTELSAKHKYGTVRDSAANAESWRLKLSYDMVEYTQATCHKVLHQLGYKAVKSAEELKNMSLSLVQDKTFVPFS from the coding sequence ATGCAATGTTCCTGGAAGGCAGTGATCCTGCTGGCCTTGGCCTCCATCGCCATCCAGTACACCGCCATCCGGACTCTCACCTCCAAGCCCTTCCAGCTCTGCCCCGTGCCAAGCCCCCAGAACTGTGGCCTCCTGGGAGGCCCCGAGACAGAGTCCCCCATAGAGGGGCGGGCCGGCTGCGACGACTACCCCTACTTCAGCTTCAACGCCTCCCGTAAGACCCACATCATGGTGCTGGCTACAACACGCAGCGGCTCCTCCTTCGTGGGCCAGCTGCTCAACCAGCATGCTGACATCTTCTACCTATTCGAGCccctctaccatgtccagaccaCTCTGATCCCTCGGCTATCTCACAGCCGCAACGCAGCCGACCGCAGGGTGATGCTGGGTGCCAGTCGCGATCTCCTGCGGAGCCTCTACGGCTGTGACCTCTACTTCCTAGAGAGTTACATTAAGCCGGCGCCGGCCAACCACACCACGGACAAGCTGTTCCGTAGAGGGGCCAGCCGGGCGCTATGCTCGCTTCCCGTGTGTGATGCCTTTGGACCCACCGACGCCAATGTAGAGGAGGGTGACTGCGTCAAGAAGTGTGCCTCCCTCAACATGACACTGGCGGCTGATGCCTGCCGCGTGAAGCGGCATGTGGCCATCAAGGTTGTGCGTGTGCCGGAGATCGGGGACCTGCGGGCGCTGGTGGAGGATCCACGGCTGAACATCAAGGTTATCCAGTTGGTGCGCGACCCTCGCGGGATCCTGTCGTCGCGGATCGAGACTTTCCGGGACACCTACCGTCTGTGGAGGATCTGGAGGGCCACAGGGCGGAGGCCCTACAACCTGGACCTCAGCCAGCTGACAGTGGTTTGTGAGGACTTCCTCGGCTCTGTGTCCACAGGACTCAGCCACCCCCACTGGCTCAAAGGGAAGTATATGCTGGTGCGTTACGAGGATCTGTCCAGGAACCCTCTGCTGAAGACCATGGAGATATATGACTTCCTGGGTCTGCCGATGGACAAGAGCGTGGAGGAGTGGATACAGACCAACACTAGGGGCAGCACCGAGCTGTCGGCTAAACACAAGTACGGTACAGTGAGGGACTCAGCGGCCAACGCAGAGAGCTGGCGCTTGAAACTGTCCTACGACATGGTGGAGTACACGCAGGCCACGTGTCACAAGGTTCTACATCAGCTGGGCTATAAGGCAGTAAAGTCAGCTGAGGAACTGAAAAACATGTCGCTCTCACTTGTGCAGGACAAAacttttgtacctttttcctAA